In Desulfolucanica intricata, a single genomic region encodes these proteins:
- a CDS encoding YetF domain-containing protein, with amino-acid sequence MEYTTKKDINVNTKPQIHVPTEIISDGQLLERNLSELGLSREWLEDKLKRANLNINEVFYAEVKTDGSLYMVHYI; translated from the coding sequence TTGGAGTACACAACAAAGAAAGACATAAATGTTAATACTAAACCCCAAATTCATGTGCCGACAGAAATAATTTCAGATGGTCAACTTCTCGAGAGGAATTTATCAGAATTGGGTCTCAGCAGGGAATGGCTTGAGGACAAGCTCAAAAGGGCTAATTTAAACATAAACGAGGTTTTTTATGCTGAAGTTAAAACTGATGGTTCACTATATATGGTTCACTATATATAG